One window of the Chelonoidis abingdonii isolate Lonesome George chromosome 3, CheloAbing_2.0, whole genome shotgun sequence genome contains the following:
- the FILIP1 gene encoding filamin-A-interacting protein 1 isoform X3: protein MLVDERQMHIEQLGQQSQKIQDLAQKLKEEEEKLKVISSKTKEDGQKLMKLEAELEHKTLSFSQEHEEMTAKLGNQESHNRQLRLKLVGLTGRIEELEETNKNLHKAEEELQELRDKIAKGECGNSSLMAEVENLRKRVLEMEGKDEEITKTESQCRELKKKLQEEEHHSKELKFEVEKLQKRMSELEKLEEAFSKSKTECTQLHVNLQKENNLTKDLISELDMVKTRVKDLESSESKLEKAELSLKEDLTKLKSFTVMLVDERKNMMEKIKQEERKVEGLNKDVKVEQGKVMDVTEKLIDESKKLLKLKTEMEAKVSSLTKERDELIGKLKSEEEKSSELSCRVDLLKKRIDGIEEVEREIARGRARKGQEHAYHEDNKIKELTIEIERLKKRLKQLEVVEGDLMKTEDEYDQLEQKFRTEQDKANFLSQQLEEMKLQIAKNKAIEKGEVVSQEAELRHRFRLEEAKSRDLKAEVQALKEKIHELMNKEDQLSQLQVDYSVLQQRFMEEEDKNKNMGQEVLNLTKELELSKRYSRVLRPSMNGRRMVDVPVTSTGVQTDAISSEAAEEETPAVFIRKSFQEENHIMSNLRQVGLKKPIERSSVLDRYPPAANDLAMRKSWIPWMRKRENVSQGAHDKGARTHGNPGHPGEVVLSPKQGQPLHIRVTPDHENSTATLEITSPTSEEFFSSTTVIPTLGNQKPRITIIPSPNMSQKGKGGESSVGPERAMSPVTITTFSREKSADGGRAPFMERPISPIQIMTVSTSAAPSEISVSPELQDMTMGRAVFKVTPEKQTVPTPIRKYNANANIITTEDNKIHIHLGSQFKRSPGVASEGASPVITVRPMNVAAEKEVMTGTVLRSPRNHFSSRPGASKVTSTITITPVTTSSTRGTQSMTGQDGSSQRPTPTRIPVSKGMKAGKPVVAAPGTGNVTKFEPRAETQSMKIELKKSSANSSASLGGGKG from the exons ATGCTGGTGGATGAGAGACAAATGCATATTGAACAACTTGGTCAACAGAGTCAGAAAATACAAGATCTTGCTCAGAAActaaaggaggaagaagaaaagcttAAAGTTATTagttcaaaaacaaaagaagatgGACAAAAATTGATGAAGTTAGAAGCAGAACTTGAACACAAGACATTATCATTTTCTCAAGAGCATGAGGAGATGACTGCTAAACTGGGTAATCAAGAGTCACATAATAGACAGCTGAGACTAAAGCTGGTTGGTTTGACTGGTAGAATTGAGGAGCTAGAAGAAACTAACAAAAATCTTCACAAGGCTGAGGAAGAACTTCAGGAATTAAGAGATAAAATAGCAAAAGGAGAATGTGGAAACTCTAGCTTGATGGCTGAAGTGGAAAATCTACGCAAGCGTGTACTTGAGATGGAAGGCAAAGATGAGGAGATCACAAAAACTGAATCCCAGTGTAGAGAGCTGAAAAAGAAACTGCAAGAGGAAGAACATCATAGCAAAGAGCTGAAATTTGAAGTGGAAAAGTTGCAGAAGAGAATGTCAGAACTGGAGAAGCTGGAAGAGGCTTTTAGTAAAAGTAAGACTGAATGTACTCAGTTGCACGTAAATctgcagaaagaaaataatttaaccaAAGACTTAATAAGTGAGTTGGACATGGTGAAGACTCGAGTGAAAGATCTTGAATCTTCAGAAAGTAAGTTGGAAAAAGCTGAACTAAGCTTAAAGGAGGACCTTACCAAGCTGAAGTCATTTACTGTCATGCTGGtggatgaaagaaaaaatatgatggaaaaaataaagcaggaagaaagaaaagttgAAGGTCTGAACAAAGATGTTAAGGTGGAACAAGGTAAAGTTATGGATGTGACTGAGAAATTAATAGATGAAAGTAAGAAACttttgaaactgaaaactgaaatggaGGCGAAAGTGTCCAGTTTAACAAAGGAAAGAGATGAGTTAATTGGGAAACTGAAAAGTGAAGAAGAAAAATCCTCTGAACTGAGTTGTAGAGTTGATTTGTTAAAGAAAAGAATTGATGGTATAGAGGAAGTCGAAAGAGAAATAGCAAGAGGTCGAGCCAGAAAAGGACAAGAACATGCTTATCATGAGGACAACAAGATTAAAGAACTAACCATTGAAATTGAAAGACTGAAAAAACGTCTTAAACAATTGGAAGTGGTTGAAGGAGACTTGATGAAGACAGAGGATGAATATGATCAGCTGGAGCAGAAATTTAGGACTGAGCAGGACAAAGCTAACTTCCTTTCTCAACAACTGGAGGAAATGAAGCTCCAGATTGCCAAAAACAAAGCAATAGAGAAGGGTGAAGTGGTGAGTCAGGAAGCAGAGTTGAGGCACAGGTTTCGGTTAGAAGAAGCTAAAAGCAGAGATTTGAAAGCAGAAGTGCAAGCTCTTAAGGAAAAGATTCATGAGCTGATGAACAAAGAAGACCAGCTTTCCCAGCTCCAAGTTGATTATTCCGTTCTTCAGCAAAGATTTATGGAAGaagaagataaaaacaaaaatatgggtCAGGAAGTCCTGAACTTAACAAAAGAGTTAGAGCTTTCTAAGCGTTACAGTCGTGTCCTAAGACCCAGCATGAATGGTAGAAGAATGGTAGATGTTCCTGTGACATCCACTGGGGTGCAGACTGATGCAATAAGCAGTGAAGCAGCAGAAGAAGAAACCCCAGCTGTGTTTATAAGGAAATCCTTCCAAGAGGAAAATCACATCATGAGTAATCTGCGACAGGTAGGGCTGAAAAAACCCATAGAGCGCTCATCTGTGCTTGACAGGTATCCCCCAGCAGCAAATGATCTTGCAATGAGGAAATCTTGGATACCATggatgagaaaaagagagaatgtgTCCCAAGGAGCTCATGATAAAGGAGCCCGAACACATGGTAACCCAGGACATCCTGGAGAGGTTGTCCTTTCCCCAAAGCAGGGGCAACCTCTTCATATTCGGGTGACTCCAGATCATGAGAATAGTACAGCTACTCTGGAGATAACTAGCCCAACATCTGAGGAATTCTTTTCAAGCACCACTGTCATTCCAACCTTGGGAAATCAGAAGCCACGGATTACCATCATTCCCTCTCCAAATATGTCACAAAAAGGAAAAGGTGGCGAGAGCTCAGTGGGCCCAGAGCGTGCTATGTCACCTGTTACTATAACTACATTCTCCAGAGAAAAGTCCGCAGATGGAGGGAGAGCTCCTTTCATGGAAAGACCCATATCCCCAATTCAGATTATGACAGTATCTACATCTGCAGCACCATCAGAAATCTCTGTCTCTCCAGAATTGCAGGATATGACCATGGGAAGGGCTGTTTTCAAAGTAACACCAGAAAAACAAACTGTCCCAACCCCAATCCGGAAGTACAATGCCAATGCCAACATTATAACAACAGAGGACAATAAAATTCACATTCACTTAGGTTCTCAGTTTAAACGCTCCCCTGGTGTTGCTTCTGAGGGAGCTAGTCCTGTGATAACGGTCAGACCAATGAATGTAGCAGCAGAAAAGGAGGTTATGACTGGTACCGTCCTTCGTTCCCCTAGGAACCATTTCTCCTCCAGGCCTGGAGCAAGCAAAGTGACAAGTACCATAACTATAACTCCAGTTACAACATCATCCACACGAGGAACACAATCAATG aCAGGACAGGATGGGTCATCACAGAGACCTACACCCACCCGTATTCCTGTGTCAAAAGGTATGAAAGCAGGAAAGCCAGTAGTGGCAGCCCCAGGAACAGGAAATGTGACAAAATTCGAGCCTCGTGCCGAGACTCAGTCTATGAAAATAGAACTGAAGAAATCTTCAGCCAACAGCTCTGCCTCCCTGGGCGGGGGGAAGGGCTGA